CAAGTACGTGGTCCTGTTCTTCTACCCGAAGGACTTCACCTTCGTGTGCCCGACCGAGCTGATTGCTTTCCAGGACGCGCTCGGCCAATTCGAGGAGCGCAACGTGCAGGTCATCGGCTGCTCGACCGACACCGAGCAGTGCCACTGGGCATGGGTCAACACCCCGCGCAAGCAGGGCGGCATCGAAGGGGTCGAGTACCCGATCGTGGCCGACACCAACAAGACCATTTCCTCGGCCTATGACGTGCTCACCGGCGACTACGACATCGACGTGGACGGCAGCCTCGTGGCCAGCGGCGAACTTGTCGCCTACCGCGGCCTGTTCCTGATCGACAAGGAAGGCGTCGTGCGC
This DNA window, taken from Ruficoccus amylovorans, encodes the following:
- a CDS encoding peroxiredoxin — its product is MSVLVGKKAPNFNAAACVKGQIVENFTLDQFLGDKYVVLFFYPKDFTFVCPTELIAFQDALGQFEERNVQVIGCSTDTEQCHWAWVNTPRKQGGIEGVEYPIVADTNKTISSAYDVLTGDYDIDVDGSLVASGELVAYRGLFLIDKEGVVRHQIVNDLPLGRSIAEAIRMVDALQHFEQFGEVCPMNWEKGKEAMNATHEGVAEYLSK